The region CCTTGAGTCGGCGGACAGTCCGCCGTTGACGATCCTGCATCCGGGACAGTGCGCCGGCGAGATGTCGATCATCGAGGAGAAGGACCCGTCCGCCTGGGTGATCGCGGCGCGAGACTGCCACGTCATGGTGATCGAACAGGACATCCTGTGGCGCATGATCAACGTCTCGCACGCATTCGCACGCAACCTGCTGGTCATCCTGTCCTCGCGTGTGCGTTCGGACAACCAGGTCATCCTCGACAGCGTCGGCGTGCTCCGGGAATTCGAGCGCCATGCGGTGACCGACGCGCTCACCGACCTGCACAACCGCCACTGGCTGGACAACATGTTCCGCCGGCGTCTCGAGCGATGCCTGAAGGACGACACCCCGACCTCGATGGTCATGGTCGACGTCGATGAGTTCAAGCAGTTCAACGACCGATTCGGCCACATCGCCGGCGACCGCGCCTTGCGCCTCGTGGCGGAAACCCTGCGAAACAATTTCCGCCCGGGCG is a window of Wenzhouxiangella sp. XN24 DNA encoding:
- a CDS encoding GGDEF domain-containing protein, which gives rise to MINANPVPGTSAAVDFVDAPDIRHFLSGLLLFNGVDIRSVGPFLARTHRQDVKAGEVLISPNIRNTRVFVILSGALEVRLESADSPPLTILHPGQCAGEMSIIEEKDPSAWVIAARDCHVMVIEQDILWRMINVSHAFARNLLVILSSRVRSDNQVILDSVGVLREFERHAVTDALTDLHNRHWLDNMFRRRLERCLKDDTPTSMVMVDVDEFKQFNDRFGHIAGDRALRLVAETLRNNFRPGDMVARFGGDEFCILLPGAEVEDALACSERARWAVQNATETDPAAPRITLSAGVAATEAGDTLEVLIARADDALYRAKLGGRNRVAS